A window of Quercus robur chromosome 12, dhQueRobu3.1, whole genome shotgun sequence genomic DNA:
TCAATCACCAGAGAAAATGGAAAACTTGAAACAGAATTATCTTATTTAAGAATGGCATTGGCATTGGATGATAAGACAAATTTAAGCACTGGCACTAATTGGGTCATTTCAAGTgccacttatccaaaaaaaaaaaaggttcatttCAAATGCTGTGTGGAATAGTATGAATTTTTAACTGTTTAAGGAACAATGCATTTGAAGTTTTGAACCCTTTTTGAGCACCAGTCGTCATAGAATGTGGTCATTGATCTGGAAAACACTTAAAAAGCACGAATTTCAGAGCAGTATAAATGTATGGGTCCAGTTAATATGCCCTTAAGATATATTAACCATCCATTTTTAGAAACTGTTTTATGGAGATTtgaaaaaactgtaaaaaagttaatcactttttcattctttcataaAAGGTTTCTTTAAATGGTTTTCTAATAAATGCCATAAGGGTATACGTTAGTAAAACCTTAAATGTATAATATCTTGAACAGGACCATATGTTTTTCAAGATGCGTTCTGACTTTTGTTTGTGGAGAGCTGTTCTTGGAGATGTATTTATTGAGAAGTCTAAGCTTGGAAGTTAAAAGAGAGTAAGATCTTACTATTAGGTGTAAGACTAACTTGTTCCATTACTCGCTGATGCTCCCCTTGGAAGACAAAACGGTATTCCAAGTGGAACCGAATTATGAACACTACTAgcctgcttttttttttaaaggcataAAGGTGTGAACACTCAATTCAATTGCCCATATGAAAGTGGGAAACTAAGAGAGGTAtgcttaggttttttttttttttttttttttttttggtaagtttcaacctatagcatCCATTCttaataatagctctttattattagaccaagatactaatcagtttttggtatagggtGAGGATTAAACTccatatctcttattcaactataagAGACTTACTAATTAAACTAACTAGAACTCACAAGTATGCTTAGATTTTATGGTAAAAAATATTGGACCAAGATGGACCATCCATTAATATGGTTTGATAAACATCCCTCAATTTAatatggatttattttatagttcaaATGAAGTACTATAAGTTTAAAGGTAtattcccctaaaaaaaaaaaaaaaaaaaggtttaaaggTGTATTCAATGTAACATCATTAGAActctataataatttttaaagtacCATAATAAACTccatatctcttattcaactataagAGACTTACTAATTAAACTAACTAGAACTCACAAGTATGCTTAGATTTTATGGTAAAAAATATTGGACCAAGATGGACCATCCATTAATATGGTTTGATAAACATCCCTCAATTTAatatggatttattttatagttcaaATGAAGTACTATAAGTTTAAAGGTAtattcccctaaaaaaaaaaaaaaaaaaaaaaggtttaaaggTGTATTCAATGTAACATCATTAGAActctataataatttttaaagtaccataataaattttttgcttAATAACTGCCTATCAGAACTTTCcagctctctctctgtctctctctctagatCATTTACTaactctttcttttactttaaaaGCCCTATAGAATAGAGTCGGCTTGTCGTGTCAATAATTAATTAGCACTGTATTTCTAATGGCTGTTTTAAATTAAGAGGAAGACACATGTAATAACTGCAAAGGTGACTTTGGAGTTGATATTTTAAATCTTCCAAACACTgtctttataaaatatttaatatcacCGTATCACTATAACCTTGTGTGTGACTGTGAGCGCAATATGCAATAATAATTTACTAGGAACTATCCAGAGCCCTCTGTTCTAGGACACAGGCATAGAGACTAAACCCTCACTATTGATTATTTGATTTCACAATTTCCAAATCCCTCCATAACTTCTGCTGTTTCCTAGAGAGGATATGATTGCGTTGCCCACAGATACAGAATGATAAATTCTTGCTTCTAAATGCATCTTTTTCTGTAAACCACTTGATTGATACCATCTACGTTAGACATACCTATGATAACTTGCATAGTTACATAAATTTAGAAATGGTTTGTCAACGGACTCAACACTCATCTTATGCTTGCTTGCCAAATCTTACTTTTATTATGCTTTCGTCCCAAACCATATGCAAATGGGTGTAACAAGGTACTTGGAAAGCACATCATAACTTAAAAGTGTCtcgagaaattacactttatcactCTAAACTATAATTCTAAATACACTTTATATCCTGAACATTTTGAATGCATGATTTGTACCCTCAAGTCCTCAACTATGATCATTGTTACACTTTACACTCCGACATCAAGTTTGCTGTTAACTTGGATATAGGcaatgaagcacgggtgcgtttcgggactcggcaatttttgaaaaaggtgggtgctGGTGCGgcaggactcggcgattaaaaaattattaaaaatatttttataatatatgtttaatatattgctaagcatacttttactttttcacattatataaacaaataccaaatttaagagcaatagtagataacaactaaaacatgatgttcataaattaaatataatccacaagattgaaactaaaacattccatgatgtttggaaattagaatacaacccataagtttgaaactaaaacaaaataaaagataatcaacaagacaatcaaacacaaatatcaTCATCCTCAAGATCAATAGCTTCACTTCGAACTTCACTTTCACTAGTAGTAGCACTAGTGTTAACATTGCCAATAACTATAGCCTCCAACTCTGGCTCATCAAGTGTAAGAGCTGCATTCTCAAGAATTCCAGCTCCTCCATGCATGTCGCTCTCATTCCAAGAGTCTCCTGCAATATCCCACATCTTTGTTGCGGTATGTATGTACTCTTCATTGCGCCTTGACAAGAGTCGAAGATTAGAATGCACATATACCAAATCCTCAGCGCGTGCAGgagccattttgtttctttttaaggaatgaatgaatttgtacGTGCTCCAATTTCTCTCAGCACATGAGGATGAGCAAGGTTGTCCAAGAAGTTTAAGGGCAAGGGTTTGAAGAGTTGGAAATGCGGAGCCATGGTATTGCCACCAAACCAAAGGTAGTAAGGTCCACCTATCCGTCAAGGCACTTGGTGAAGGAAACCTCTCTCCTGAAAATTTAGCAAACTCATACTTCACCACCGTTAAGTCATTCTCATCTTCAAAGTATCGCTCCAAACACTTGCTTCTTTCCATAGAAATTTCATGATCCCGATGTGGAGGGATACATTTTGGATTCTCCGAAATCCATTCAATGGAGTAATACCtagttaaagattaaaaaacaaatatagatcAAACGTATGTTTTACTAAAAGGGTGAACTAaggaaaatagataataaatgtACTTACTTAGGATTTAATGAATGAGCCAAGCAATGTAGTGGTGTAGAATTTTTAGTCCACAGATCAATGAGTATATCATACACCACACCCCAAAATGAGCTATATTGATCCTCTTCCAAGCCTTCATGCCGATATATCACTGCTTTCACCTTCTCTatcatggaatcccacatctcATACACAAGATGAAGACAAGGCTTATCTGTGTCGGCTATTCATAGCATATCATAAATAGGTGCCGTGAATTCAAGGATATAATCAATATTATCCCACCAAAGATCACTTAGAATCATATCTTTCACCTTTTGAGCTTTTCCAACGTCATCCTCCCTATAAGAAGCCCATTGGTCACTAATAGCCATGGCTTgaaggcatctttttatcaacttcaacCTTTTCAACGTTACAACCACCGAAGCAAATCTAGTATCAGCAACTTGGAGCAATTTTAATGgacaaaattcattaaacattgCCAACCTCATAGAATGGTTCATGATAAAAACACGTATGAAGGATGCATCATCAGCAACACGTGTAATCCAACTACATTCCTCATATGTAACTTCATTCTTTTCAGTGTTTTTTGCTGCACAAATATTCTTCAAAACTAGATTGAGAGTGTGGACAACACAAggtgtccaaaatattttaggatacTCACCCTCAATAAGAGCTCCAGCAGCCTtcatcacatttgcattatCAGTGATGACTTGGACAACTTTTTCATGTCCAATCTCTTTTATAGCATCCTTCAACACCCCAGCAATGTAATGCTTATCTTTGAACTCACCTGACCCATCAATTGCCTTTATAAACACTGGACCCCCATCTGATACAgccataatattaataagaggCCTCCTTTGTGGATCTGACCATCCATCAGAAACTATACTTACACCATTTTCAAGCCAAGAGTCCTTAATTGGTTTCAAGAGTCTTTCAACATGAGCTCTTTCCTTTTGCAAAAGTGTTGTTCTCAAAGCATTGTATCCAGGAGGAAGATAACCCGGAATGCTATGAGTAGCAGCAAATGCATAGGAACTACGATAATGTGGGTTCCTTGCAAAGTTAAACGGAAGCCCACCGGTGTAAAACATCCTAGCAATTCTACTATCTAAATCATGTCTAGCATTATTCTGAAATGCTTTCTCCAAAGTAGTATTCATAGTCACCTTCCTCCTCTTAGCATCAACCGGATTTGTACTATGACTACTATCACTCCCTTCTTGTCTCCGAAATGGGGAAATAGTTATCCCACGGCCTGGGGGAGGTGGGGGTAAGGGAATATGACTTCTCTGTTCTTGCTCTAACTTATTAGTCTCAACTTGATCATGCATTCGCTGCATTTCCAACCTATGGCTCTTTGACACATTACGGCATGCTCTAATACCTTTGCCagaaatttgtaataaatgagCCTTAACCCTAGAATAGGATCCCATAAAAACTATATCACAATAGTTGCACTTAAAATATGTGTTTCCACCAGATTTCACAGATGCACCAGCTGGTTTTTCTACTTTAGTCACATACTGCCAAAGAGGGGATTCAGCATTTGACACTTCTTGTGAACTTTCTGTGCTATTAACTTCGTCCATTGTAAATTCAATAGATTCAATTTAACCTACAAATTAATGATAAATCAAACCAAGTTCACAGCAACAAAACACAGCAGCCAGGTTCACACTGTGAACTTCAcagcaaaaaaacacaaaaccacaaaaccaaaaaaaccctTTAACTCCCCACAAAtaacctacaaataataactattaactaaataaattaatgataaatCAAACCAAgttcacagtaaaaaaaacaCAGCAACCAGGTTCACAGCAAAAAAAACACAGAACCCTAACTCCCACAaaccacaaatcacaaatcatagGTTAACAAAACCCTTTAACTCCCAcaagaattgaaaaaacaagcaaaaaaacaCAGCAAGCAGTCAAGCACATAAATTTTCAGATTCACAAATTTATTTCTAAgcaatttgaaagagagaaatggtaaagaacaaagaataaaaattcaagaaaagagcAGAGAGAGCACACCTAAAGGCTGAAGCAGTGCAGTGTGCACACAGCAATCACTATGGACGGAGCACACAAAGATGAGGGACGAAACAGTGAAGCATACAGAGAAGGAGATGAGGGacggagtgagagaggaaattTGGATGAAGTGTGAGTGACTTAAGGGGTCTGGGTATTTAGGTTAAGACCCCTTAAGTCAAACGGTGcgtttgcaccttttttttttttttttttttttgaatttcgaCCTAACTCGGCCGTTTCGGCTGATACAGGCCGATACGGACCGAGTCAGCCCGATTTCGGCCGCGTCAGCGCCGACTTTGGCCGCGTCGGCCCGAGTCGAGATCCGCCACGAGGCGCGACGCGGCACGACGCAGGACGGACGCACGGTCTGCGGCGTCCCTCCCGCGTCGCCGCGTCCCGCCGGGTCGGACGCGGGTGCGCCAGCCTGggagccgcgtccgtgcatcccagGATATAGGGCTGTAAATGAGCCGAGTTTTGTTGAGTAGTGCATGTTCAAGTTTGGCTGATcaggaaaaatcaaaagcttGAGCTTGGATTGAGCTtgtgacaagcctaaaaatagtgtttgagTTTGAGCTCATGGGAAAGCTAAAAAGCTTGAACTTGGCTTGGCTTagcttgattaattagtcaagccaaactcaagcttaatatcaagctcaaactcaAGTTCAGGTCAagtttttgagcttgagatctaaaaaattacattattaaatgcttaaatctctaaaattaagaaaaaagaaaaagaaaatagtatacTTATTTTATCATGCACCTAGTCTTACTTCTAATTagccattattcaaattaataatttacataattaaattcattcattcatcatTCCTTGTCTACAGCTTCagcaatttttcaaaatacaatttttacattcacgTTAGATGGTGAAGGACTAGAAAAATACCTGTTTGTAACTATTATGAATAAGAAAATACTAACATGTTTCATAACTTTACTTTAGATGGTTGATAGTGTAGGATCATATGTGGCCgacttaattatttatttatttttaaatgtaactataGTCTAAAGTGATTCTCGATCAGttaaaggaaggaaaaaaattaaggtaatatAAGTAGTGGTCTCATGTTGGTCATGTCATTATTAAGATATGTGTAATGAATATATTTAGCTAacacatataaacttataaatgagtCTATGCTTGAATTGTTgtgcatcaagcctaatagctcACGAACTTGTTCGTGAACAATTGTTTTTGCTTGGGCtcggcttgtttattaaacgagcctaaaattaaggttcaagcttggcttatttataaacaaacaaacatgaacaagCTTTTTATCAAGCCGAGTCCAAATTGTTCATGATcggcttggttcatttacagtCCTACCTGGATAGAAAAATATGGAACCACTTGAAAAGACCTAATTGTCCATTTTTTCAATCATGTGTCCTAAATGTATCTTTTTTTGTAAACCACTTGATTGATACCATTTACGTTAGACATACCTATGATAACTTGCATAGTTACATAAATTTAGAAATGGTTTGTCAACAGACTCAACACTCATCTTATGCTTGTTTGCCAAATCTTACTTTTATTATGCTTTCGTCCCAAACCATATGCAAATGGGTGTAACAAGGTACTAGGAATGCACATCATAGCTCAAAAGTGTAtcggaaaattacactttatcactCTAAACTATTCTTCTAAATACACTTTATATCTTGAACATTTTGAATGCATGCCTTGCACTGTCAAGTCCTCAACTATGATcattgttacactttgcactctGACATTAAGTTTGCTGTTAACTTAGATAGAAAAATATGAAACCACTTGAGAAACCCTAATTGTTCATCTTTtcaatcctttaaaaaaaacaaaagataaattaaattttaccatCCTAAACTATACTTTTAATTACACTTTGTTCCTTGAACTTTGAATTTTCATCTAAGTTAACAAcaaacttaaaattggtgtgcaAAATGTTATAATTTAGTATGCAAAATGTAACAAATATCATAGTTTAGTGGGTAAAATgcactttaaaaattaaaaaatgttaagatGCAAAGTATAATAGAATAGTATAGTTTAGTCGGGATGGTACAACATAATTTCCCCCGAATGTTTAGGCACCTCTATGTTCTTGACGtgtgtgaaaagaaaaagaaacgtaTGTGCTTTACTCTCCTaccaccaaacaaaaaaaaaaggagaaacatggtaataaataaaaataatagagatatatatatatatatatatatatatatatatatatatgaatatgaaGAGAATAAAGGGAAAGAGGTATAATAAAAAGGAGAAACagagtaataaataaaaataatagagatatatatgaagagaaaaaaagggaTAGAGGTATAATAAAAAAGGAGGTAAAGGAAAGAAAGCATGTCactgtttttatttattccCAGAAGAAAATATAGACAACCACCTTTtaaactctctctctatataaCCCACTACCCTCGTACTCTTTCATTTCATTGatccaaaaaactaaaaatcttgCCCACCTCTCCACCTTTAACCTTCAGAAACATGGCAAGAGTTTGCCTTTTCTTCCTAGTTCTATGCTTTGTTCTTTACATGGCTGGCATGGCAGAGTCCACTGTTGCCAGACATTCCAAACCCACAGATTTCATCCACGCCTCGTGCAGGGCCACTCGGTATCCTGcactttgtgttcaatgtctTTCACAGTATGCAAGTGCAATTAAACAAAGTGACAGGCAATTAGCTCAAACAGCCTTGTCAGTGAGCTTAGCCAGGGTGCGTTCAGCTGCTGCGTATGTAGCCAAGATGACTAAGGTTAGAGGGATTAAGGGGAAGGAGTATCAAGCTGTAAAAGACTGCATAGAGAACATGGGTGATAGCGTGGACCGGCTTAGCCAGTCGGTTCGTGAGCTCGGCCATATGGGTCGAGCTGTAGGTCAGGACTTCATGTGGCATATGAGCAACGTGCAGACTTGGGTTAGTGCTGCGCTCACTGATGAGAACACTTGTCTTGATGGGTTTGATGGCCATGCCATGGATGGAAATGTCAAGGCTGCTGTAAACAGAAGGGTCACTAATGTTGCTCAAGTCACTAGTAATGCTCTTGCATTGGTTAATCGTTTTGCTTCTAAACACCAAGCTACTACAGCCCTCGAAAAGCCTTAAAGTTTGTCTTATGAGGTTTGATGGTCATTATGTATATGTGAGATGATATTTCGTAAGTAAGGTTTGTTCCTGAACTAGATGGTGTGTTAGGGTGGTCTCTGCTTGCTGCTTAATGTGTAAATTAATGTAAAATGGACCTAATGATAAAATTTGTATCTTGCTTATGTCTGCCTTATAGAATATCATACTTTTGTTTGTTATAATTATGATCTCTCTAGTGTTTAGAATTTTGCATACCTGTGGCTTGGATcgaattttatttgttaattgcAAGTTTAAAATCACTTGCCTCAAAAAGAAAGTGCAGAAAACATAATACTCCTTTTAATTTGAATACATTAAACCCATGAACATAATGCAAATGATGAATGGCTGAAGTGTGATTCCTCCTAAAGAAATCCCATTTAGTTATtcatgaaaattacaaattcttaaactaaGTGGAAAGGGGGAAGAATGATTTGACTGATCTACCTAACCAGTCTTTCCAAATCACCACTGTCTTTGTCAGTTTTTGTTTGGACTTCACATGAAGGAAACGTTTCTACTTTTTTTGTGTTGAATATGAAATGAAAACAGaccacttaaaaattaaaatttttcgcACTAATGTGACACTTAAACAGATCAAATTCCTGCAGATATAAGATCATTAAATCCTATGCTCAATTTTTAGGCTTGAAAGATTAGCTACTATGAGAAGTTGAGTTATTCCTATCATAGTTCTCAGAACCGGACCGGACCGAGAGGTTGGACTGTGAAAAccggttttttaagcataaagaaccaGACATATGTGGCAATTCCGTGAACCCCTAAAACCGGGATTGGACCGCACGAACCGGTGGCAagaaccgtgcggtccaaccccttaacaattttttttttttaatataaaaacaacttaacacaattttattctacataattaaattatccatctcttacaaggaataaaaaaaattataattaaaatccttcaaagatattcaactttacttcaaaaattaatcataaattttaatgttttcatggttattattttattttattaactttcttatttaattattaaatatatgcttgaaaatcattaaatttcccttacatatatagatatattagtcaattttgctagttttataaatttaatatctgtatttaggttttaattaattattaaattaattatgacgtcatcacggttcgactcCGGTTCgatctcaaaaaccttgaacttctcccttttacggttcaatgaatcGTCCAGATCTGAAAACCTTGattcatatttctttttaaaataccATGAGACTGATAAGTCAAACCTCGGGTTGTTCTGCAATTCTCTCCAATTATTTTAATTGGAGACAAAAGGCCAAGAGGGTGACCATGGTATATACTTTTAGTTGAACCAGCGAAAGTGGACAATGGAGGAGAGTTCTCATATGTTATTGGTCATTGGTTTGGGTGATACTCTATCATATGCAGTAGCAATTTACGAACTTCTCTAGAATGCTCTTTagataatttagattttacttAGATAAGCACTACTTTAACTAAATGGTTAGGCCTGAGGAGAACACGGAGACAGCCAGACCGCAATCTGCGGGCGTataatttgaaaaaacaaaacacactaAAGGCTAAAGCAAAAGCTTAGTGTAATTTCCAAtgtgattattattatatccTCCTTTTGACTACTTCGGATTTCCTTTACTGAAGATCAAATCTGATGACAGTTGACTTTCTACGTAATGGACAGAATCTTTTTTATCCCACAGTATATTCTTAAAACTTCCAACATAAATTAATCACTATCCGCAACAGGTGGGTCCTAGTGGGATAAATAGCTAATccaaggagttttttttttcaaagtgcaGATATCCGGACTCAAACTAGGGAGCACACCTAATCGAACCTGAGACAAACACTTTGAAACCAAGTATCCAACCATTTGACGAACCAACCTGAGTTATAATGGATAAAATCTTAAACATTAGAATATGCAAATAATTAATGGATTGAGAAGCTTATCTTctaaagcattttttttaatgaaacttgaGAAGCTTTaacttttggtgttttggggggtggggtggggtggtGGTTGGGTGGAAATGTAGAAGCTTATCTTATAAacactataaaataataaaatgatgccCAGAAGACATGGAAAGTAGAAATTCTAGGACAGACTAAAGTATAATAAATTCAAGCTAAAGTGGAAAATTACATTGTTATGAGAGCCATATTCATTTCTTGCACAACATGTGATACACTTTAAGGGTCTGTTTGtgatctgcttattttgttgaaattgaaatttttttactaaaagtattgtagataaaggtaaaagttagctgaaatagtacagtggaacccatgaatagtaccaaaaagtacagttgatccactgtactatttcagctaacttttacttttatttaccgtactttcagcaaaaaaatttcaatttcaacaaaataagtggatctCAAACGAAAATGGTGTAAATCCTAATCCTAGTCTCCCACCCATCCCattattaaaaaatgagaaTCTCTCTTACTATAGCCCATGAGCCCAATATCTTTGAAAAATCTTTTTTCTAGAATTACAATAAATTACAtactttctaaaataaaataaaaattgcactTGAGATCCTATCAAGCACATAAGTAACCAATTAAGCTTAAAGTTTAATTATGTTAAGAAATGCTAAAAGCCCCCAactattgaaatattaaaaaagataaaagaaaaggagagagaaaaaagaaaagaaaaaaaaggtgtggATGTATGAAAGAGATTACCCACATGGAAATGAAATGTATTCACTATCATGGTGGGAAGGCAATGCCTGCAGGAAAGCTAAAGGCATTGAGCAGATAATGAAAGCCCCGTCCCACAAAGATATTTGTGACCCACGTGAAATTCAACTAGTTTGAAATTAGCTTATttggttgaaattgaaaatctttttattaaaaatattgtaaataaatgtaaatgtaaatgtttattgaaataatataatagaacctataaatagt
This region includes:
- the LOC126708378 gene encoding uncharacterized protein LOC126708378 is translated as MWDSMIEKVKAVIYRHEGLEEDQYSSFWGVVYDILIDLWTKNSTPLHCLAHSLNPKYYSIEWISENPKCIPPHRDHEISMERSKCLERYFEDENDLTVVKYEFAKFSGERFPSPSALTDRWTLLPLVWWQYHGSAFPTLQTLALKLLGQPCSSSCAERNWSTYKFIHSLKRNKMAPARAEDLVYVHSNLRLLSRRNEEYIHTATKMWDIAGDSWNESDMHGGAGILENAALTLDEPELEAIVIGNVNTSATTSESEVRSEAIDLEDDDICV
- the LOC126708379 gene encoding uncharacterized protein LOC126708379; its protein translation is MDEVNSTESSQEVSNAESPLWQYVTKVEKPAGASVKSGGNTYFKCNYCDIVFMGSYSRVKAHLLQISGKGIRACRNVSKSHRLEMQRMHDQVETNKLEQEQRSHIPLPPPPPGRGITISPFRRQEGSDSSHSTNPVDAKRRKVTMNTTLEKAFQNNARHDLDSRIARMFYTGGLPFNFARNPHYRSSYAFAATHSIPGYLPPGYNALRTTLLQKERAHVERLLKPIKDSWLENGVSIVSDGWSDPQRRPLINIMAVSDGGPVFIKAIDGSGEFKDKHYIAGVLKDAIKEIGHEKVVQVITDNANVMKAAGALIEGEYPKIFWTPCVVHTLNLVLKNICAAKNTEKNEVTYEECSWITRVADDASFIRVFIMNHSMRLAMFNEFCPLKLLQVADTRFASVVVTLKRLKLIKRCLQAMAISDQWASYREDDVGKAQKVKDMILSDLWWDNIDYILEFTAPIYDML
- the LOC126709885 gene encoding pectinesterase inhibitor 9-like — encoded protein: MARVCLFFLVLCFVLYMAGMAESTVARHSKPTDFIHASCRATRYPALCVQCLSQYASAIKQSDRQLAQTALSVSLARVRSAAAYVAKMTKVRGIKGKEYQAVKDCIENMGDSVDRLSQSVRELGHMGRAVGQDFMWHMSNVQTWVSAALTDENTCLDGFDGHAMDGNVKAAVNRRVTNVAQVTSNALALVNRFASKHQATTALEKP